The proteins below come from a single Cylindrospermopsis raciborskii Cr2010 genomic window:
- a CDS encoding NAD-dependent epimerase/dehydratase family protein — translation MNLNNKTILITGTDEFIGSRAAELAVGQGLKVRALQADPFLDKTSGESLEKLGVEIIIGSINDPGIATKVCQGVDIVLHTSQLTEEGGDIKKFREINVGGTCNIAQAAKQAKVKTFIHLSSALVYGFNYTPNVAETETLSGDNNPYCQTKIEAEIEILKLNSPPDFGVTIIRAGDVYGPGSVPWIVRPVLMMRQKLFAYPNDGKGVMNHLYVDNLIDAIFLAMAQQTYGEVFNITDGENTSWKEYFTHLAAMEGLPIPMSLPKEEMRLFLKVRNQGQKLFRKKVDILPESVDFMSRPYSYSIAKARSILNYQPKISLEVGMNNTHQWLQTTDIQKLIK, via the coding sequence ATGAATCTCAATAACAAAACCATTCTCATTACAGGTACAGATGAATTTATTGGCTCCCGTGCAGCAGAATTAGCAGTAGGTCAGGGTTTGAAGGTAAGAGCTTTACAAGCTGACCCATTTTTAGATAAAACTTCAGGTGAAAGTTTGGAAAAATTGGGAGTAGAGATTATAATTGGTAGCATTAATGATCCAGGGATAGCTACAAAAGTTTGCCAGGGAGTAGATATAGTTTTACATACTAGTCAACTGACGGAGGAGGGGGGAGACATAAAAAAGTTCCGAGAAATTAATGTTGGGGGAACTTGTAATATTGCCCAAGCAGCAAAGCAGGCAAAAGTGAAAACATTTATACACCTTTCCAGTGCTTTAGTTTATGGATTCAATTACACCCCTAATGTGGCAGAAACGGAAACATTATCTGGGGATAATAATCCTTATTGTCAAACTAAAATAGAAGCAGAAATAGAGATTTTAAAACTTAACTCACCTCCGGATTTTGGGGTGACTATTATTCGTGCAGGAGATGTGTATGGACCAGGTAGTGTTCCTTGGATTGTTCGCCCAGTCCTGATGATGAGACAAAAGTTATTTGCCTATCCCAATGATGGTAAGGGAGTGATGAATCACCTATATGTTGATAACTTAATTGATGCCATATTTTTAGCAATGGCACAACAAACCTATGGAGAAGTTTTTAATATTACAGATGGGGAAAATACTTCATGGAAAGAATATTTTACCCACCTAGCAGCTATGGAAGGTTTACCTATTCCTATGTCTCTTCCTAAAGAAGAAATGAGGTTATTTTTAAAGGTACGTAATCAGGGACAAAAATTGTTTAGAAAGAAGGTGGATATTCTCCCAGAATCTGTTGATTTTATGAGCCGTCCATATTCTTATTCAATTGCTAAGGCTAGGAGTATATTGAACTATCAACCAAAAATTAGTCTGGAAGTAGGTATGAATAATACCCATCAATGGTTACAGACAACTGATATTCAAAAACTTATTAAATAA
- a CDS encoding glycosyltransferase family 4 protein: MEKKPLRIALFTGLYAPFLTGVSVAVHQRVHWLLEQGHEVFLIHPQINKQYSQQVGNRPMLGLSELQIFSNFSSYAFPTQPLIFYKSLPQPLNYRHWNDTKLLENFQPDIIVVEEAAQMRGLYSIFLQGYGRAVGVDYAKRTKTPIISVFHTDIVAYIKYYLGDILFRLTSPIIPLLVRQFSDQYTLNIFPSREQLKKYQKLQCQRCEYVPYQGINCEKFHPRNICHDPIPNDKRPTILFVGRITAEKNVTQILEAYPLIAAKIPDVHLVIVGSGPLDQEIRHRAQKFADGVTIWGESHGTELLGWFARADVFINPSVTENFCTTNNEALASGTPVVAVMAPSTAEQVIIGYNGLLAQPNNPKDFADKIVTILQNPDLKNQLSRQARPSILQFDWSNCSQKFEDKLYELVNVNEMEFF, encoded by the coding sequence ATGGAAAAGAAACCCTTGCGTATTGCCTTATTCACCGGTTTATATGCTCCTTTTTTAACGGGAGTATCTGTTGCTGTACACCAGCGCGTTCATTGGTTACTAGAACAAGGACATGAAGTTTTTCTGATTCATCCACAAATTAATAAGCAATATAGTCAACAAGTTGGCAATCGTCCCATGTTAGGATTATCAGAACTGCAAATTTTTTCTAACTTCTCTTCCTATGCTTTTCCTACCCAACCACTAATTTTTTATAAATCCCTACCACAACCTTTAAATTATCGTCATTGGAACGATACTAAACTTTTAGAAAACTTTCAACCTGATATTATTGTTGTGGAGGAAGCAGCCCAGATGAGAGGGCTATATTCTATTTTTCTACAAGGTTATGGTAGAGCAGTAGGAGTTGACTATGCCAAACGTACTAAAACCCCTATTATCTCCGTTTTTCACACGGATATAGTTGCCTATATTAAATACTATTTAGGCGACATTTTATTCAGACTAACGAGTCCGATAATTCCTCTACTAGTCAGACAATTTAGCGATCAATATACCCTCAACATATTTCCTTCTAGAGAGCAACTGAAAAAGTACCAAAAACTGCAATGCCAAAGATGTGAATATGTCCCTTACCAGGGAATTAACTGTGAAAAATTTCATCCTCGTAACATTTGTCATGACCCAATCCCCAATGATAAAAGACCAACTATTTTATTTGTAGGACGGATCACTGCTGAAAAGAATGTGACTCAAATTTTAGAAGCCTATCCCTTAATTGCAGCTAAAATTCCCGATGTACATTTAGTCATAGTTGGTAGTGGTCCCTTAGATCAAGAAATTCGCCATCGCGCCCAAAAATTTGCTGATGGTGTGACAATTTGGGGTGAATCTCATGGCACAGAACTTTTAGGATGGTTTGCTAGAGCAGATGTTTTTATTAACCCGTCAGTTACAGAAAACTTCTGCACTACTAATAACGAAGCTTTAGCTTCTGGAACACCAGTAGTAGCAGTTATGGCTCCCTCTACTGCTGAACAAGTAATTATTGGTTATAATGGACTACTTGCACAACCTAATAATCCCAAAGATTTTGCCGACAAAATAGTAACAATCCTGCAAAATCCCGATCTTAAAAATCAATTGTCTAGGCAAGCTCGCCCCTCAATTTTACAATTTGATTGGTCAAATTGCAGTCAAAAATTTGAGGATAAATTATATGAGTTAGTAAATGTAAATGAGATGGAATTCTTCTAA
- the devC gene encoding ABC transporter permease DevC, producing MNLKIPLAWLQLAQQKLRFVVAIAGIAFIVLLMFIQLGFQDALYSSATAVHQNLKGDLFIVSSQYKSLTSNQSFSRSRLYQTLGFNGVESVNPMYLQFAKLKNPETGEKYSIYVIGFDPAKSLMNIPEVEENLDKLKIPDMMLFDRDSRPEFGPIAKRFDQGKTEQTIEIFSFDSLQGYRVRVGGLFSLGPSFGVDGNLIVSDSTFVRINPLLRPSEKIDVGIIKLKPEADPNQVLKNLRVNLPNDVQIFTKQQFIDFEKQYWAARTPIGFILNLMLTMASVVGVVIVYQILYSNIATQFIAYATLKAIGYANGYLLNVVFQQALILALLAYIPGFLISVGLYDFAMKATQLPILMTSNNAIIVLISTVLISMTSGALAINKLRSADPADIF from the coding sequence ATGAATCTAAAAATTCCTTTAGCGTGGCTACAGTTAGCCCAGCAAAAACTACGTTTTGTTGTAGCTATAGCTGGGATTGCTTTTATCGTACTTTTAATGTTCATTCAACTGGGTTTTCAAGATGCACTATATTCCAGTGCAACAGCAGTACATCAAAATCTCAAGGGAGATTTATTTATAGTCAGTTCCCAATATAAATCTTTGACCTCAAATCAAAGTTTTTCTCGCAGTCGTTTATACCAAACTTTGGGATTTAATGGTGTAGAATCAGTCAATCCCATGTATTTACAATTTGCCAAGTTAAAAAACCCAGAAACTGGAGAAAAATACTCAATTTATGTAATTGGATTTGATCCGGCAAAATCTCTAATGAATATTCCAGAGGTTGAAGAGAATCTGGATAAACTAAAAATTCCTGATATGATGTTATTTGACAGAGATTCTCGCCCGGAATTTGGTCCGATCGCTAAAAGATTTGATCAAGGGAAAACAGAACAGACAATTGAGATTTTCTCTTTTGATTCTCTGCAGGGCTATCGAGTTAGAGTGGGGGGGTTATTTAGTTTAGGTCCCTCTTTTGGGGTAGATGGTAACTTGATTGTTAGTGACTCCACCTTCGTGAGAATTAATCCCCTACTTCGTCCTTCTGAAAAAATAGATGTTGGTATTATTAAACTAAAACCAGAAGCTGACCCAAATCAAGTTTTAAAAAACTTACGGGTTAATTTACCCAATGATGTGCAGATTTTTACCAAACAACAATTCATTGATTTTGAAAAGCAATATTGGGCAGCAAGAACACCCATTGGATTTATTCTCAATTTGATGTTAACTATGGCTTCGGTAGTAGGTGTGGTGATTGTCTATCAGATTCTCTATAGTAATATTGCCACCCAATTTATCGCCTATGCCACATTAAAAGCCATTGGCTACGCTAATGGTTATTTATTGAATGTGGTTTTTCAACAAGCCCTGATATTGGCATTACTAGCATATATACCTGGATTTTTAATTTCTGTGGGTCTATATGATTTTGCAATGAAAGCTACCCAATTACCAATTCTCATGACCTCTAATAATGCCATAATTGTTTTAATTTCTACAGTGTTAATTTCCATGACATCAGGAGCATTGGCAATTAACAAACTCCGATCTGCTGACCCTGCGGATATTTTCTAA
- a CDS encoding DUF2141 domain-containing protein: MSKIFRISHLLVTTLLSLSFPHPVGATPGTMLQINPPVSTPSTTELTVIVNGILNKTGDICLRVYNSEVGFLTNGSSEVKSGCTKITGSSVKTVFSGLKPGTYAVAVMDDQNGDRKLNKDFFGIPTEGFGISRDPIVSMRTGMPKFRRASFKMTQNTTIDITMKYSLDP; encoded by the coding sequence ATGTCTAAGATTTTCAGAATTTCTCATTTACTGGTAACCACCCTATTAAGTTTGAGTTTTCCTCATCCAGTGGGAGCAACACCTGGAACAATGTTGCAAATAAATCCTCCAGTATCAACCCCATCAACCACAGAACTGACCGTAATAGTGAACGGAATACTTAACAAAACTGGTGATATTTGTCTAAGAGTTTATAACTCAGAAGTTGGCTTCCTTACGAATGGTTCTAGTGAAGTGAAAAGTGGCTGTACAAAAATTACTGGTAGTTCTGTAAAAACCGTATTCTCTGGATTAAAACCGGGAACCTATGCAGTAGCAGTAATGGACGATCAAAATGGAGATAGGAAACTGAACAAGGACTTTTTTGGCATTCCCACAGAAGGATTTGGTATTTCTCGAGATCCCATAGTTTCCATGCGAACTGGTATGCCAAAATTTCGTCGCGCTAGTTTTAAAATGACCCAGAATACCACCATTGATATCACTATGAAATATTCTTTAGATCCCTAA
- a CDS encoding glycosyltransferase translates to MSDLTKFLSESLMVWLIIQVGLTLIFLWYLETYKQPSDSELPKTAVILCLRGADPFLPHCVRSLLNQNYPEYDLKLIIDSREDPAFKIVQEVINETGAKNIEVSILKTVRHNCSLKCSALIQGVSDLDESYQVVALVDADTIVHSNWLKELVIPLMDGTTGVTTGNRWYVPTGKYWGSLVRYTGNISTVIQMFLFQIPWGGSLAIKKSVIQETQLIEKWGQVLGDDIPMHKILQKQGWKIKFIPSALIINREEINLSELLPSLQRLILCSRLYHPKWLALICEAVSSIVFPGLTLLLTLGMLLVTEGEKVLSLLQSYSLYILGLLLLILVTQRRVEKIIYQQQQPITEISLTTIIKMLIAIPLTQLLYGLAILSSISTSTLTWRGITYKINDKGNINLVGYHPYQWLDQPTDPKMSL, encoded by the coding sequence ATGTCAGACCTGACTAAATTTTTATCTGAGTCCCTGATGGTTTGGTTAATCATTCAAGTAGGTTTAACTCTAATATTTTTATGGTATCTAGAAACCTACAAACAACCATCGGATAGTGAACTACCAAAAACGGCAGTAATTTTATGTTTACGTGGGGCTGATCCTTTTTTACCTCACTGCGTGCGATCGCTATTGAATCAAAACTATCCCGAGTATGACCTGAAGTTAATTATAGATAGTAGGGAAGATCCAGCGTTTAAAATTGTTCAAGAAGTAATCAATGAAACAGGGGCAAAAAATATTGAAGTTAGCATTTTGAAGACAGTGCGTCATAACTGTAGTCTTAAATGTAGTGCTTTAATACAGGGGGTTTCAGATTTAGATGAATCATATCAGGTAGTGGCATTAGTAGATGCTGACACCATAGTTCATAGTAACTGGTTAAAAGAATTGGTCATTCCGCTGATGGATGGAACAACAGGAGTAACCACAGGAAACCGGTGGTATGTACCCACAGGAAAATATTGGGGTTCCCTAGTACGTTACACAGGGAATATTTCTACCGTCATACAAATGTTTCTGTTTCAAATTCCTTGGGGTGGTAGTTTAGCAATCAAAAAAAGCGTTATTCAAGAAACCCAACTAATAGAGAAGTGGGGACAAGTACTTGGTGATGACATACCAATGCATAAAATCCTCCAAAAACAGGGATGGAAAATTAAATTTATTCCTTCTGCGCTAATTATCAACCGAGAAGAAATTAACTTATCTGAGTTACTTCCCTCTCTACAACGTCTAATACTTTGTTCTCGACTTTATCACCCTAAGTGGTTAGCATTAATCTGTGAAGCTGTTTCTAGCATAGTTTTTCCTGGGCTGACACTTTTATTAACTCTAGGAATGTTACTAGTAACTGAAGGAGAAAAAGTATTGTCTTTACTGCAATCCTATAGCCTTTATATCCTGGGACTGCTCCTGCTGATTTTAGTCACACAGAGGAGGGTTGAAAAAATAATTTATCAGCAGCAACAACCAATTACTGAAATTTCACTAACCACCATTATTAAAATGTTGATTGCCATTCCTTTAACCCAGTTACTTTATGGTTTAGCAATCCTATCTTCCATATCCACATCAACCCTAACCTGGCGTGGAATCACTTATAAAATCAATGATAAGGGAAATATTAACTTAGTTGGATATCATCCTTATCAATGGTTAGATCAACCGACCGATCCAAAAATGTCTCTCTAA
- a CDS encoding TRAP transporter large permease, which translates to MGFEWLSILMFLGFFIILMTGYPVAFSFAGTAVVFGIIGMTVGAFNPARLLSLPNIWFGTMSNFTLLAIPFFVFLGAILEKSGLAEELLETVGILFSRIRGGLALAVVLVGTILAATTGVVAATVIVMGMLSLPVMIRYGYDKKLAAGVIIASGTLAQLIPPSLVLVILSDQIGVSVGDLFLGALIPGLMLSGSYILYILALAFFQPDKVPNIPANVEILTGTKLLKKVIKAVIPPILLIFAVLGSIFFGIATPTEAGAVGAVGASLLAAFNKRLTPQLVRDSAHSTAVITALVVMILFASSMFSLVFDALGGKTLITELLTGLPGGYWGFLIVSNLAIFALGVFLEFMEICFIAMPLFVPAAQALNIDMVWFGVVMAINLQTAFISPPVGFSLFYLQSVAPKEVSTFDIHKSAIPFMVLQFIVLLIVIIFPQTVRWLIDISAV; encoded by the coding sequence ATGGGTTTTGAATGGTTATCTATTTTGATGTTTCTGGGCTTTTTTATAATTTTAATGACTGGATACCCGGTTGCCTTTTCCTTTGCAGGAACAGCAGTTGTTTTTGGTATCATTGGTATGACAGTCGGAGCTTTTAACCCTGCACGTTTGTTATCATTGCCAAATATTTGGTTTGGCACTATGTCCAATTTCACCCTCCTGGCTATTCCATTTTTTGTGTTTCTAGGTGCTATTTTAGAAAAGTCAGGTTTAGCCGAGGAATTATTAGAAACTGTAGGTATTTTATTTAGTCGTATACGAGGTGGTTTAGCCCTAGCAGTTGTTTTAGTAGGAACTATTCTAGCAGCGACGACAGGAGTTGTAGCTGCTACAGTAATTGTCATGGGAATGTTATCCTTACCGGTGATGATTCGCTATGGTTATGATAAGAAACTAGCTGCTGGAGTAATTATTGCATCGGGTACTTTGGCCCAGCTAATTCCCCCCAGTTTAGTACTCGTAATTCTCAGTGACCAAATTGGTGTGTCGGTAGGAGATTTATTTTTAGGGGCTTTAATTCCAGGTTTAATGTTATCTGGTTCTTATATTCTCTATATTCTGGCACTAGCTTTTTTTCAGCCAGACAAAGTTCCGAATATTCCTGCTAATGTGGAAATTCTTACAGGTACTAAGTTACTCAAAAAAGTCATCAAGGCTGTTATCCCCCCAATTTTATTGATTTTTGCTGTTTTAGGGAGTATTTTCTTTGGCATTGCTACGCCTACAGAAGCTGGTGCTGTTGGTGCTGTTGGTGCTTCTTTGCTGGCCGCTTTCAATAAACGGTTAACACCTCAATTAGTTCGTGATTCTGCTCACTCCACGGCAGTTATTACCGCTTTAGTGGTGATGATTTTATTTGCTTCATCCATGTTTAGTTTAGTATTTGATGCTCTGGGGGGTAAAACTTTAATTACTGAACTTTTGACAGGTTTACCCGGAGGTTATTGGGGATTTTTAATTGTCAGTAACTTGGCAATTTTTGCCCTGGGAGTTTTTCTGGAGTTCATGGAAATTTGCTTTATTGCCATGCCTTTATTTGTACCTGCAGCTCAAGCTTTAAATATTGATATGGTATGGTTTGGTGTGGTGATGGCAATTAATTTACAAACGGCCTTTATTTCTCCACCTGTGGGATTTTCTTTGTTTTATCTACAAAGTGTTGCACCTAAAGAAGTTAGCACTTTTGATATTCACAAAAGTGCTATTCCTTTTATGGTCTTACAGTTTATTGTGTTGTTAATTGTCATTATTTTCCCCCAGACAGTACGTTGGTTAATTGACATTTCTGCTGTTTGA